One genomic region from Lathamus discolor isolate bLatDis1 chromosome 9, bLatDis1.hap1, whole genome shotgun sequence encodes:
- the LOC136019538 gene encoding uncharacterized protein LOC136019538: MASTSGFAAVFYSEPAVLGLLANVVSAFLLCLQNLTVVHTGIKPQGAEDILAGVHLILTGGFVQLLAGFLTFRKYDHLGGTAFFTFSALWSSYGATRIIVAAYPSLQNITLPLGNASHLLLTDMAQLSSSQSVVAGLVAYISISFILSFCSATVNYIMPFIFGAIALALVFEAVALFGQWALVVSGVIEIVIVICGLYGAVALLLKGITQRYVLPGFGHPLFNVLLLGSAQRSSSKAIGEEKKKNTKYAEPMALGYICDTVSAFMFAFYFFGYMKTFCVGAAWISIISSCQLLSSFYSYLRGDVYHTTKLGVHSLYWLVMSWEEFIVTTFLGLSKAEESRLGMFGGWFFLAVACMLFLMSTHKDTLEMLQNASFIILTAASIHQIPMPGAYLFLGAACSLCTALSLYATFATLINSIGEKVLIPVGMQAMSSSALQTTLMAAKTFLTRSKNFPSGTSAEVPDALFYICNGLAAVSAIQGSFSDPSRQQLSVPSVLIPGAIMQLYICRIQVQRGRRFGCVLPFCYAAFWGAWTWLRFAGQLVNISVGNSEGFTAGSVAFLVLNAFLIVLASTFNVVLLCMTLAMELLTICFLLFTLEKLPLPFEIVMLSIFSIICFYGATASLANNMFGKDLMMMGTPLFTIESSKKDTKDPPPCVCPRSHCTSGLRTIADLLNTGAVCGVPTDTVYALAASCKHPQAIEKVYRIKDRPQEKPICIFISNLDQLRAAAPPISPLLWEFMENVYPGGIGCIIKKGEWLKKLGVGAGYSRVGTQDSIMIRVPDLTVLVHLIDMTGPLAITSANPSGEVDSTHHDMVISRLGHKLEGVLCDGESDEVVASTVVNCTKIDESGITIVREGCIPAGKVMQIFERVKNRAV; the protein is encoded by the exons ATGGCGAGCACCTCGGGTTTCGCTGCTGTCTTCTACAGCGAGccggcagtgctggggctcCTGGCGAACGTGGTCAGCgccttcctcctctgcctgcagaaCCTCACTGTGGTGCACACCGGCATCAAGCCACAGGGAGCAGAGGACATCCTCGCAG GTGTCCACCTCATCCTGACTGGAGGCTTTGTCCAGCTCCTGGCAGGATTTCTTACCTTCCGGAAGTATGACCACCTTGGAGGCACAGCCTTTTTCACCTTCTCTGCTCTGTGGAGTAGCTACGGGGCTACACGCATCATTGTGGCCGCGTACCCCTCCTTGCAGAACATCACACTGCCCTTGGGGAATgccagccacctcctgctcaCTGACATGGCCCAGCTCTCTTCTAGCCAAAGCGTGGTGGCTGGGCTGGTGGCCtacatttccatttcctttatCCTGTCCTTCTGCTCAGCCACGGTGAACTACATCATGCCCTTCATATTTGGGGCCATCGCACTCGCCCTTGTGTTTGAAGCAGTTGCTCTATTTGGCCAGTGGGCCCTGGTAGTGTCTGGTGTCATTGAGATTGTCATTGTCATCTGTGGGTTGTACGGAGCCGTGGCTCTCCTGTTGAAGGGCATCACACAACGGTACGTCCTTCCAGGCTTTGGGCACCCTCTCTTCAATGTCTTGCTACTGGGATCAGCACAGAGGAGCTCTTCCAAGGCCattggggaagaaaagaagaagaatacAAAGTATGCCGAGCCCATGGCCCTAGGCTACATCTGCGATACCGTCTCTGCCTTTATGTTTGCCTTTTACTTCTTTGGGTACATGAAGACCTTCTGTGTGGGAGCAGCGTGGATATCCATCATCTCCAGCTGCCAGCTGCTGTCCAGCTTCTACAGCTATCTAAGAGGTGATGTCTACCACACGACCAAGCTTGGTGTCCACAGCCTCTACTGGCTGGTGATGTCTTGGGAAGAGTTTATAGTCACCACCTTCCTCGGGCTGTCCAAGGCTGAGGAAAGCAGGCTAGGAATGTTTGGAGGGTGGTTCTTCCTGGCCGTTGCCTGCATGCTGTTTCTGATGTCGACCCACAAAGATACCCTGGAGATGCTGCAAAACGCCTCATTCATCATCCTCACAGCAGCCTCCATCCATCAGATCCCAATGCCAGGTGCTTACCTGTTCCTgggggctgcctgcagccttTGCACTGCCCTCTCACTGTACGCCACTTTTGCCACCCTTATCAACTCCATCGGGGAGAAGGTCCTGATTCCAGTTGGCATGCAGGCTATGtccagctcagctctgcaaacCACGCTGATGGCTGCCAAAACCTTCCTCACAAGGTCCAAGAACTTCCCAAGTGGCACCAGTGCTGAAGTGCCAGATGCATTGTTCTACATCTGCAATGGCCTGGCTGCAGTCTCTGCCATCCAGGGTAGCTTCAGTGACCCCAGCAGACAGCAACTCTCCGTACCCTCCGTGCTCATCCCAGGAGCCATAATGCAGCTCTACATCTGCAGGATCCAGGTTCAAAGAGGGAGAAGGTTCGGTTGTGTTCTTCCATTCTGCTACGCTGCCTTCTGGGGAGCATGGACCTGGCTTCGGTTTGCAG GCCAGTTGGTGAACATCAGTGTGGGGAACAGCGAAGGATTCACTGCAGGTTCTGTGGCCTTTTTGGTGCTCAATGCTTTTCTAATTGTTCTGG CTTCTACTTTTAACGTGGTGCTTCTCTGCATGACCCTTGCAATGGAGCTCTTGAccatttgttttctgctctttacGTTGGAGAAACTCCCTTTGCCATTTGAAA ttgtgatgctgagcatcttcagcatcATCTGCTTCTATGGAGCCACAGCATCACTTGCAAACAACATGTTTGGGAAGGATCTCATGATGATGGGGACCCCGCTGTTCACA ATTGAAAGCTCTAAGAAGGACACCAAGGATCCTCCACCCTGCGTCTGCCCCAGGTCCCACTGTACAAGTGGCTTGAGGACCATTGCTGACTTGCTGAACACAGGGGCAGTATGTGGCGTACCAACAGATACTGTGTACGCTTTGGCAGCCTCCTGCAAACACCCCCAAGCCATCGAGAAGGTCTACAGAATCAAG GACAGGCCTCAAGAGAAGCCCATCTGCATCTTTATTTCAAACCTAGATCAGCTGCGAGCAGCTGCTCCCCCCATCAGCCCATTGCTTTGGGAATTCATGGAAAACGTTTACCCTGGTGGCATTGGCTGCATCATCAAGAAAGGAGAGTGGCTGAAGAAGTTAG GGGTTGGAGCAGGCTACAGCAGAGTGGGAACTCAAGACAGCATCATGATCAGAGTGCCTGACCTGACTGTCCTGGTGCACCTCATTGACATGACAGGGCCCTTGGCGATCACATCTGCTAATCCCAGTGGGGAGGTTGACAGCACACACCATGACATGGTCATCTC GCGTCTTGGCCATAAGCTGGAGGGTGTCCTGTGTGATGGAGAATCTGACGAGGTGGTGGCATCCACTGTGGTCAACTGCACAAAGATTGACGAGA GTGGCATCACCATTGTGAGAGAAGGCTGCATACCAGCAGGCAAAGTGATGCAGATATTTGAAAGAGTGAAGAACAGAGCAGTCTGA